In Alphaproteobacteria bacterium US3C007, one genomic interval encodes:
- a CDS encoding FAD-linked oxidase C-terminal domain-containing protein, protein MQMPRPNPDVLTRKAELVRRLHALLPSDSVISDPVETKAYECDGLSAYRCPPMAAVLPRSTQEVAAVLKLCHEMNVPVVPRGAGTSLAGGALPTADSLILGVARMNDVLETDYENRVIKVQTGRTNLSVTGAVEAQGFFYAPDPSSQLACAIAGNIAMNSGGAHCLKYGVTSNNLLGVKMVTMQGDIVDIGGAHLDAAGLDLLGVICGSEGQLGVVTEATLRILHKPEGALPVLMGFDSNEVAGACVSDIIQAGVLPVAIEFMDRPCIEATDAFSGAGYPDCEALLIVEVEGSALEIDEQLEKITAIASRHNPVELRQARDQDEAARIWLGRKSAFGAMGQINDYMCLDGTIPVSELPYVLRRISELSQQFGLAVGNVFHAGDGNMHPLILYDANKPGDLETCEAFGAEILKLCVEVGGCLTGEHGVGVEKRDLMNVQFGPMDLEAQMWLKDVFDPKWLLNAAKVFPLESAQAHRAAQLAAE, encoded by the coding sequence ATGCAGATGCCCCGGCCAAATCCCGATGTTTTGACGCGCAAAGCTGAATTGGTGCGCCGGTTGCATGCTCTATTGCCAAGCGATTCTGTGATCTCGGATCCTGTGGAAACCAAAGCCTATGAATGCGATGGGTTATCGGCCTATCGGTGCCCCCCTATGGCTGCGGTCTTGCCCCGCAGCACGCAAGAAGTCGCTGCCGTTTTAAAGCTATGTCACGAGATGAATGTGCCCGTTGTGCCGCGCGGGGCGGGAACGTCATTGGCCGGCGGGGCCTTGCCGACCGCAGACAGTCTTATTTTGGGCGTGGCGCGGATGAATGACGTGCTTGAAACCGATTATGAAAACCGCGTTATCAAGGTTCAAACGGGGCGCACCAACCTCAGCGTGACCGGCGCGGTTGAGGCGCAAGGTTTCTTTTATGCCCCGGACCCTTCCAGCCAGTTGGCCTGCGCGATTGCCGGTAATATTGCGATGAATTCTGGCGGCGCGCATTGTCTGAAATATGGCGTCACATCGAATAACTTGTTGGGGGTGAAAATGGTCACCATGCAAGGCGATATTGTTGACATCGGTGGAGCGCATCTTGATGCGGCCGGTTTGGATCTTTTAGGGGTGATTTGTGGTTCGGAAGGGCAATTGGGCGTGGTGACGGAAGCAACGTTGCGGATTTTGCACAAGCCAGAAGGAGCGCTACCGGTCTTGATGGGCTTTGACAGTAATGAAGTGGCCGGAGCCTGCGTGTCGGATATTATTCAGGCGGGGGTTTTGCCCGTAGCGATCGAATTTATGGATCGCCCCTGCATCGAAGCGACCGATGCGTTTTCCGGCGCCGGCTATCCTGATTGCGAAGCGCTTTTGATCGTTGAGGTCGAAGGCAGCGCTTTGGAAATTGACGAGCAATTGGAAAAAATCACGGCGATTGCCAGCCGCCATAATCCGGTAGAATTGCGGCAGGCGCGGGATCAGGATGAGGCCGCACGCATCTGGTTGGGGCGTAAATCTGCCTTTGGCGCCATGGGGCAGATAAATGATTATATGTGCCTGGATGGCACAATTCCGGTGAGCGAATTGCCTTATGTTTTGCGCCGCATAAGCGAGTTAAGTCAACAATTTGGCCTGGCCGTTGGCAATGTTTTCCATGCGGGTGATGGCAATATGCACCCGCTGATCTTGTATGATGCCAATAAGCCGGGGGATCTGGAAACCTGCGAAGCCTTTGGCGCTGAGATATTAAAACTATGCGTCGAAGTTGGTGGCTGTTTGACCGGAGAACACGGGGTTGGTGTTGAAAAACGTGATTTGATGAATGTTCAATTTGGTCCAATGGACCTAGAGGCACAAATGTGGCTCAAGGATGTTTTTGACCCTAAATGGTTGCTCAATGCGGCTAAAGTTTTTCCGCTTGAAAGCGCGCAGGCGCATCGCGCGGCGCAGCTTGCTGCTGAATAA
- a CDS encoding FAD-binding protein, translated as MTPQTTADLSDIMRAAEAPLRIVGGDSRGIAPEAGATLQTTGLAGIKAYQPGALTMVAGAGTSLQEVEDTLAAQGQRLAFEPMRYHKILGGQKSSTIGGVFAANISGSRRIQTGAARDFLLGIECVDGQGQVIRNGGRVMKNVTGYDLVKLLSGSCGTLGVLSEVAFKVLPASETEITFVLEGLDSQQAVKAMTGALATPYDVSGAAYDMMAQKTYIRIEGFLKSVGYRAEKLSEVLGRFGAQISRLPKDASADLWHSVRNLEALADLPGDIWRISVKPSDAPAVCQAAGLQKGFLDWSGGLIWGVLEAGANPRPALQGFGGHATCIRGQKGALPRFQPEAPQLAVLSQKIRQKFDPRGILNTGLMD; from the coding sequence ATGACGCCGCAAACCACAGCTGATCTTTCAGATATTATGCGCGCTGCAGAGGCTCCTTTGCGGATCGTTGGCGGCGATAGCCGCGGCATTGCACCCGAAGCGGGGGCGACCCTTCAGACCACGGGTTTGGCGGGAATCAAAGCCTATCAGCCGGGCGCATTGACCATGGTCGCAGGGGCGGGCACCTCGCTGCAAGAGGTTGAAGATACGCTTGCTGCGCAGGGTCAACGATTGGCGTTTGAGCCGATGCGCTATCACAAAATACTGGGCGGCCAAAAGAGCTCTACCATCGGCGGGGTGTTCGCGGCCAATATTAGTGGGTCGCGGCGTATTCAGACGGGCGCGGCGCGGGATTTTTTGCTGGGCATCGAATGCGTAGACGGCCAGGGTCAGGTTATTCGCAATGGCGGTCGGGTGATGAAGAACGTCACCGGATATGATTTGGTGAAATTACTTTCTGGCAGCTGTGGCACTTTGGGCGTCCTGAGCGAGGTGGCCTTTAAAGTGCTGCCCGCCTCAGAAACCGAAATCACCTTTGTTTTGGAAGGGCTTGATAGTCAGCAGGCGGTCAAAGCGATGACTGGCGCTTTGGCCACCCCCTATGATGTGTCTGGCGCCGCATATGACATGATGGCTCAGAAAACATATATCCGCATTGAAGGTTTTTTGAAGTCGGTTGGGTATCGGGCTGAAAAACTTTCTGAGGTTTTGGGCCGTTTTGGCGCCCAGATATCGCGCCTGCCAAAAGACGCCTCTGCTGATTTATGGCATTCTGTACGCAATCTTGAGGCGCTGGCCGATCTTCCAGGTGATATTTGGCGTATTTCTGTCAAGCCAAGTGATGCGCCTGCGGTATGTCAGGCGGCAGGCCTGCAGAAGGGCTTTTTGGATTGGTCAGGTGGATTGATCTGGGGGGTTTTAGAGGCCGGTGCCAATCCGCGCCCCGCTTTGCAGGGGTTTGGGGGTCACGCGACCTGCATCCGTGGCCAAAAGGGTGCGCTTCCCCGGTTTCAGCCAGAGGCGCCCCAGCTTGCCGTGCTGAGCCAAAAAATTCGTCAGAAATTTGATCCGCGCGGGATTTTAAACACCGGCTTGATGGACTGA